The Microcystis aeruginosa NIES-843 sequence CGATCATATAACCCTACTGCAAAAACTACATCCGAACTTAGTTCGGAGAGTAGCGTCTATCGATCCTGATGATACGGCTATAACAATTATTACTTTAGAAGAACAAGTAAGAGGATGGTTCAGCGTGATCAGAAAATACTCTCAAAGCAATCAATATGAAAAGTTAATCAAAGGCTATCAAGGTTTGAGAGATATAGTTAATTATCTGAGCAAATTTAAAATTTTGAACTATACTTTAGAAGCTCATTATCATTTCAGAGAATTACGGGAGCAAAAAATTCGTATAGGAACACAAGATTTAAGAATTGCAGCGATTAGTTTATCAGAAAACAGTATTTTAGTAACACG is a genomic window containing:
- a CDS encoding type II toxin-antitoxin system VapC family toxin; translation: MTQYILDTDHITLLQKLHPNLVRRVASIDPDDTAITIITLEEQVRGWFSVIRKYSQSNQYEKLIKGYQGLRDIVNYLSKFKILNYTLEAHYHFRELREQKIRIGTQDLRIAAISLSENSILVTRNYRDFSQIPNLRLQDWTI